One genomic segment of Fusobacterium nucleatum includes these proteins:
- a CDS encoding RluA family pseudouridine synthase gives MENIKEKFEFEVNSEYEGMRLDKYLSEQIEEATRSYLEKLIDNNFVKINSKIINKNGRKLKLGEKIEVLIPKEENIDIEPENIPLDIVYENDDFIVINKSYGMVVHPAYGNYSGTLVNALLYYTNNLSSVNGNIRPGIIHRLDKDTSGLILVAKNNYAHAKLASMFTDKTIHKTYLCIVKGNFSEENLSGRIENLIGRDSKDRKKMAVVKENGKIAISNYKVVEQVEGYSLVEVAIETGRTHQIRVHMKSINHVILGDSVYGTEDKNVKRQMLHAYKLEFLNPLDNKEYVFKGKLFNDFIEVAKRLKFNIEKYLKCGGNYG, from the coding sequence ATGGAGAATATAAAGGAAAAATTTGAATTTGAAGTTAATTCTGAATATGAAGGTATGAGGCTAGATAAATATTTAAGTGAACAAATAGAAGAGGCTACTCGTTCATATTTGGAAAAGCTTATAGATAATAATTTTGTAAAAATAAATTCAAAAATTATAAATAAAAATGGAAGAAAACTAAAATTAGGAGAAAAAATAGAAGTTTTAATTCCAAAGGAAGAGAATATTGATATTGAGCCAGAAAATATTCCCCTAGATATTGTTTATGAAAATGATGATTTTATAGTTATAAATAAGAGCTATGGTATGGTTGTTCATCCTGCCTATGGAAATTATTCAGGAACTTTAGTTAATGCACTTCTATATTATACAAATAATTTGTCTTCTGTGAATGGAAATATAAGACCAGGTATAATACATAGACTTGATAAGGATACAAGTGGTTTGATACTAGTTGCAAAAAATAACTATGCACATGCAAAATTGGCTTCAATGTTTACTGATAAAACTATACATAAGACATATTTGTGTATAGTAAAAGGTAATTTCTCAGAAGAAAATCTAAGTGGAAGAATTGAGAATTTAATTGGTAGAGATAGTAAAGATAGAAAGAAAATGGCAGTTGTTAAAGAAAATGGTAAAATTGCTATTTCTAATTATAAAGTTGTAGAACAAGTTGAAGGTTATTCTTTGGTAGAAGTAGCTATTGAAACTGGAAGAACTCATCAAATTAGAGTACATATGAAAAGTATAAATCATGTAATATTAGGAGATTCTGTCTATGGAACTGAAGATAAAAATGTAAAAAGACAAATGTTACATGCTTATAAATTGGAGTTTTTAAATCCTTTGGATAATAAAGAATATGTATTCAAAGGGAAGTTATTTAATGATTTTATAGAAGTTGCAAAGAGATTAAAATTCAATATAGAAAAATACCTTAAATGTGGAGGAAATTATGGATAA
- the ybaK gene encoding Cys-tRNA(Pro) deacylase — MKKTNAIRELEIHKIEHIVREYEVDEEHLDAVSVALKTNEDITRVFKTLVLLNEKREMVVACIPGMEKLDLKKLAKLSGHKKLEMLAMKDLFSMTGYVRGGCSPIGIKKRHSIFIHKTALDNKTILVSGGLRGLQIEIEPQKLINYLKMTVGDIIEDVNIEF, encoded by the coding sequence ATGAAAAAAACAAATGCTATCAGAGAATTAGAAATACATAAAATTGAACATATAGTTAGAGAATATGAAGTTGATGAAGAACATTTAGATGCAGTTAGTGTAGCTCTAAAAACTAATGAAGATATTACAAGAGTTTTTAAAACTTTGGTTTTATTAAATGAAAAAAGAGAGATGGTGGTTGCTTGTATTCCAGGAATGGAAAAACTTGATTTAAAAAAGTTAGCTAAACTTTCAGGGCATAAAAAACTTGAAATGTTAGCAATGAAAGATTTATTTTCAATGACAGGATATGTCAGAGGAGGTTGTTCTCCTATTGGGATAAAGAAAAGACATTCCATTTTTATTCATAAAACTGCATTGGATAATAAGACAATCTTAGTTAGTGGTGGTTTGAGAGGTTTACAAATTGAGATAGAGCCACAAAAATTAATTAATTATTTAAAAATGACAGTTGGGGATATCATTGAAGATGTAAATATAGAATTTTAA
- a CDS encoding PrpR N-terminal domain-containing protein, with the protein MTKIAFLISGEKMLKKIKKYVDIEDVIVVETTISNALEEAKKLIDEGVKVILTKLAIKIKIEDKIEIPVLSIENNISDYIELLKEIDIKNNKIAFVDYIKAPESLVDLTKIISNDIAFKTFTSKEECEAIVKELKNESYSILIGSVLTKKYANKYGLKSYEVEISKDSVLMYIEIAEQIIKFTDLKKSKDRVLKSIEIMIDNYLKNEEKMEKNILDKVTMNDVEKDKLIEGLKRNAFSLSNTAKDLGMSRTTLWRKLKKFNIIIE; encoded by the coding sequence ATGACTAAAATTGCTTTTTTAATATCTGGTGAGAAAATGTTAAAAAAAATAAAAAAATATGTAGATATAGAAGATGTTATTGTAGTTGAAACTACAATTTCAAATGCCTTGGAAGAAGCAAAGAAGTTAATAGATGAAGGAGTGAAAGTAATACTTACAAAACTAGCTATAAAAATAAAGATAGAAGATAAGATAGAAATACCTGTTTTAAGTATTGAAAATAACATTTCCGACTATATAGAGCTTTTAAAAGAAATTGATATAAAAAATAATAAAATTGCTTTTGTTGATTACATTAAAGCACCTGAAAGTTTAGTTGACCTTACTAAAATTATCTCTAATGATATAGCTTTTAAGACTTTTACAAGCAAAGAGGAATGTGAGGCAATAGTAAAAGAATTAAAAAATGAATCATATTCAATTTTAATTGGAAGTGTATTGACTAAGAAATATGCTAATAAGTATGGCTTAAAATCTTATGAAGTAGAGATTTCAAAAGATTCAGTTTTAATGTATATTGAAATAGCAGAACAAATAATTAAATTTACAGATTTAAAGAAATCAAAAGATAGAGTATTAAAGAGTATAGAAATTATGATAGATAATTATTTAAAAAATGAAGAAAAAATGGAAAAGAATATCCTTGATAAAGTAACTATGAATGATGTTGAAAAAGACAAGTTAATTGAAGGTTTAAAAAGAAATGCTTTCTCCCTGTCAAACACTGCAAAAGATTTAGGTATGAGTAGAACAACACTTTGGAGAAAATTAAAAAAGTTTAATATTATTATAGAATAA